From Vicinamibacterales bacterium:
CGCGTCGCGCACGAGATCCGTGAACACGTCGTCGATGAGCGCGTACTTCTTGAGCTGGATATTGGTGCGATCCGATCCGAAGAAGTTCTCGATCGGCTGCGTCTCGCCCGTCGGCAGCCGCTGCGGTATCTCGATCCAATGGGTCTTCGCGTCGAGCGACGCGGTCCAGTCGTCGCGGTTACCGTCGGGCATCTCGAAGATCGGGTGGAAGCCAATAGCCACGGGCATCGGCTCGCTGCTCAGGTTCTCGAGCTTCGTCCGCACTTCGAGCACGCCGTTCGACACCCGGTAGGTCATGGTGATCGTGTGAGCAAACGGAAACTGCTTGATGAAAGCCGGAATCTTGTAGAAGTCCAGCCGGCAGGTGACCCACGCCGCGTCGCGGTCGGCTTTGGCTTCGACCAGCTGCCACGCTTTCACGCCGTTGACGTACCCGGTTTGCGGAATCGGCCCGCGGACGTTCCCCAGTTCGAGGTCAAAGTTGTATTTCTTGTCGTTGGCGTAGAAGGCGGTCTCGTCGAGACGATTCGCAAACGGCGCCAGGATCGGCACGCCGTTGAGCCCGGGGCGGTTCTCGAAGTCGGCGAGCGTGGCGGAGGCTCGAACGAGGTCCTTGCCCTTCACCTGGACCTTCCAGGCATTGCTCATGCTCCACACGACGGAGACGTTCATCTGCGCGCCGCTGTCGGCCAGCTCGACGACGTCGCCGTTCTGCTGCGCCGAATAGCGCTGCGCGGCCGCCGGTGCGGCCGATGCGGCGACGATCGCTGCCGCCAGCACGAAGTGCATCAATCTCAACACGCTCATGACGACTCTCCGCTCCAGGAGTGGGCCGCTCTTGCTGTGACGCGCCGATTATGCCACGCACGAGCGCGGTGTGGATTACATTGGGTTCATGCAGCTACACGCCGCGCGCCTGTGCCTCGACTGCCAGGAAGTGCATTCGGAGACCCGGTGCCCGGTCTGCGCATCGGAGACGTTTGCGCCGCTCAGTCGCTGGATCCCGGCCGAGGAGCGGCGAACACGCGCCCGCGCGGACTCGGCCGAGAGCGTCGACGCCCTGCGGCGGCTGATCGCACCCGCGCCGCGCCAGGCTCG
This genomic window contains:
- a CDS encoding aldose 1-epimerase, which codes for MSVLRLMHFVLAAAIVAASAAPAAAQRYSAQQNGDVVELADSGAQMNVSVVWSMSNAWKVQVKGKDLVRASATLADFENRPGLNGVPILAPFANRLDETAFYANDKKYNFDLELGNVRGPIPQTGYVNGVKAWQLVEAKADRDAAWVTCRLDFYKIPAFIKQFPFAHTITMTYRVSNGVLEVRTKLENLSSEPMPVAIGFHPIFEMPDGNRDDWTASLDAKTHWIEIPQRLPTGETQPIENFFGSDRTNIQLKKYALIDDVFTDLVRDANGRATMKLMSAGKELDVTLGPKYRTVLAWSTPLPSGAGRGAGQGRAGGPPGGPGRGGAGGPATSPASSGPFPVDPAQGVKVAPPAVPPAEGAPAPTTKGFMAFEPMAAITNALNLAHRGVYQELQTIAPGGSWEESFWITTKGY